A DNA window from Coffea arabica cultivar ET-39 chromosome 6c, Coffea Arabica ET-39 HiFi, whole genome shotgun sequence contains the following coding sequences:
- the LOC113693912 gene encoding uncharacterized protein, whose amino-acid sequence MNFRSMEEFWLFYMNQHSKPATRRWHFVGTLCSIICLIYSMLFNWWFVILVPVLGYGLAWYSHFFVEGNVPATFGHPFWSLLCDFKMFGLMLTGQMDREIKRLGKRPVLQAY is encoded by the coding sequence ATGAATTTCCGAAGCATGGAGGAGTTTTGGCTGTTTTACATGAATCAACACTCGAAACCAGCCACCAGGCGTTGGCATTTCGTGGGCACACTTTGTAGCATTATTTGCTTGATATATTCAATGCTTTTCAACTGGTGGTTTGTGATCCTTGTGCCCGTGTTGGGATATGGCTTGGCATGGTATAGCCATTTCTTTGTGGAAGGAAATGTTCCTGCAACATTTGGGCATCCCTTTTGGTCCCTTTTATGTGATTTCAAGATGTTTGGATTGATGCTCACTGGTCAAATGGATAGAGAAATCAAGAGGCTGGGTAAGAGGCCAGTTCTGCAAGCTTACTAA
- the LOC113693911 gene encoding protein DEFECTIVE IN EXINE FORMATION 1, translating into MKIRVLLFLCYLVLFNCYFAGLRSEETKKNKFREREATDDAVAYPNLDESELLNTQCPQHLELRWQTEVSSSIYATPLIADINSDGKLDVVVPSFVHFLEVLEGSDGDKMPGWPAFHQSTVHSSPFLYDIDKDGVREIGLATYNGEVLFFRVSGYMMSDKLEIPRLKVKKDWYVGLHEDPVDRSHPNVHDDLLIQEALMESITQHNGSSVRANTSNPTTSEAHIEELNSTKSTVAEVQLDKINLSDTPNQKQSNDSQTDPHVQMLNNSIETSLGSGFKKVSDGENASKTSRRLLEDNVSKGSGESVSGSEAKTNEGVHEATVENNGGLEAEADSSFELFRDSDELADEYNYDYDDYVDGNLWGEEEWTEAQHEMLENYVHIDAHVLCTPVIADIDNDGTSEMVVAVSYFFDREYYDNPEHSKDLGGIDIGKYVAGGIVVFNLDTKQVKWSTQLDLSTENGKFRAYIYSSPTVVDLDGDGNLDILVGTSYGLLYVFDHKGKMRVKFPLEMAEIQGAVIAADINDDGKIEIVTTDTHGNVAAWTPQGKEIWEQHLKSLVPQGASVGDVDGDGHTDVVVPTLSGNIYVLSGKDGSFVRPYPYRTHGRVMNQVLLVDLSKRGEKKKGLTIVTTSFDGYMYLIDGPTSCADVVDIGETSYSMVLADNVDGGDDLDLIVTTMNGNVFCFSTPAPHHPLKAWRSHNQGRNNVAYRPNREGIHVTPSSRAFRDEEGKSFWVEMEIVDGYRIPSGYQGPYNVTVSLLVPGNYQGERTIKQNHVFDRAGVHRIKLPTVGVRTSGMVVVEMVDKNGLYFSDDFALTFHMHYYKLLKWLLVLPMLGMFGVIVILRPQEGMPLPSFSRNTDL; encoded by the exons ATGaagattagggttttattatttttatgttaCCTTGTGCTCTTTAATTGCTATTTTGCTGGTCTGCGATCGGAAGAAACAAAGAAGAACAAGTTTCGAGAGCGAGAGGCTACTGACGATGCCGTTGCTTATCCCAATTT GGATGAGAGTGAGCTGTTGAATACGCAGTGCCCTCAGCATTTGGAGCTAAGATGGCAAACGGAAGTCAGCTCCAGTATATATGCCACACCATTGATTGCTGATATCAACAG TGATGGAAAGCTTGATGTTGTTGTTCCTTCATTTGTTCACTTCTTAGAAGTCCTAGAAGGTTCTGATGGAGATAAAATGCCAG GATGGCCTGCTTTCCACCAGTCAACTGTTCATTCCAGTCCTTTTTTATATGATATTGATAAGGATGGTGTGAGAGAAATAGGGTTGGCCACCTACAATGGTGAGGTGCTCTTTTTCAG GGTTTCTGGCTACATGATGTCAGACAAGCTAGAGATTCCTAGATTGAAAGTTAAAAAGGATTGGTATGTGGGTTTGCATGAAGACCCAGTGGACCGTTCTCATCCAAATGTTCATGATGACCTATTGATCCAGGAGGCGCTTATGGAATCAATAACTC AGCATAATGGAAGTTCAGTCAGGGCAAACACTTCAAACCCTACTACATCAGAAGCTCACATTGAAGAATTAAACTCTACAAAATCTACAGTCGCAGAAGTTCAACTTGATAAAATAAACTTATCTGATACACCAAATCAAAAGCAAAGCAATGATAGCCAAACAGATCCACATGTTCAAATGCTAAATAATTCGATTGAGACTTCATTGGGTTCTGGATTCAAGAAAGTTAGCGACGGTGAAAATGCTTCAAAGACTAGCAGAAGGCTACTGGAAGATAATGTCTCAAAAGGCTCCGGGGAGAGTGTCTCTGGATCTGAAGCAAAAACCAATGAGGGAGTCCACGAGGCTACAGTGGAAAATAATGGAGGTTTGGAGGCAGAAGCCGATTCATCATTTGAATTGTTCCGAGATAGCGATGAGCTGGCTGATGAATATAATTATGATTATGATGATTATGTTGATGGAAATCTGTGGGGAGAAGAGGAGTGGACTGAAGCTCAGCATGAAATGTTAGAAAATTATGTGCATATTGATGCACATGTTTTGTGCACTCCT GTTATTGCAGATATTGATAATGATGGGACCTCAGAGATGGTTGTTGCAGTTTCCTACTTCTTTGACCGTGA GTATTATGACAACCCAGAGCATTCAAAGGACCTTGGTGGCATTGACATTGGTAAATATGTTGCTGGTGGTATTGTTGTTTTCAATCTAGACACAAAGCAGGTCAAATGGAGTACACAACTGGACCTAAGTACAGAGAATGGAAAGTTTCGTGCCTATATATATTCTTCTCCAACTGTAGTTGATTTGGATGGTGATGGGAATTTGGACATTCTTGTTGGAACTTCTTATGGATTGTTGTATGTATTTGATCACAAGG GCAAAATGAGGGTGAAGTTTCCTCTGGAAATGGCTGAAATACAAGGAGCAGTCATTGCTGCTGATATTAATGATGATGGAAAGATTGAAATTGTTACTACTGATACACATGGGAATGTGGCTGCATGGACTCCACAGGGAAAAGAAATATGGGAACAACATCTTAAGAGCCTTGTTCCACAG GGAGCGAGTGTGGGTGATGTGGATGGGGATGGCCATACAGATGTTGTTGTTCCGACTTTATCTGGGAATATATATGTGCTGAGTGGCAAGGATGGATCTTTTGTAAGGCCATATCCATATAGAACTCATGGTAGAGTGATGAATCAGGTACTTCTGGTTGACTTGAGCAAAAGAGGGGAAAAGAAGAAGGGGCTTACTATTGTTACAACTTCATTTGATGGATATATGTATCTTATTGATGGACCGACATCATGTGCGGATGTGGTGGATATTGGTGAAACTTC ATATAGCATGGTCTTGGCTGATAATGTGGATGGTGGAGATGATTTGGATCTTATAGTCACAACAATGAATGGAAATGTCTTCTGCTTCTCAACTCCTGCTCCCCATCATCCTCTCAAG GCTTGGAGATCACATAATCAGGGGAGGAACAATGTTGCATACCGTCCCAATCGCGAGGGAATCCACGTTACTCCATCATCGAGGGCTTTccgagatgaagaaggcaagagTTTCTGGGTCGAGATGGAGATTGTGGATGGGTACAGGATTCCATCTGGATATCAAGGTCCTTACAATGTTACG GTAAGCTTGTTGGTTCCTGGTAATTACCAAGGGGAAAGGACGATTAAGCAAAACCACGTCTTTGATCGTGCTGGAGTTCATAGGATAAAGCTTCCAACTGTAGGGGTGAGGACCTCTGGGATGGTTGTGGTGGAAATGGTTGACAAGAATGGGCTCTATTTTTCTGATGACTTCGCCCTGACATTCCATATGCACTATTACAAGTTGTTGAAATGGCTTCTAGTCCTTCCAATGCTTGGGATGTTTGGTGTCATTGTCATTCTCCGTCCACAGGAGGGAATGCCACTGCCATCATTTTCACGGAACACCGACTTGTGA